The following are from one region of the Anabas testudineus chromosome 2, fAnaTes1.2, whole genome shotgun sequence genome:
- the dnajc27 gene encoding dnaJ homolog subfamily C member 27 isoform X1, with protein sequence METNAPKRRDNKKSLRVKVISLGNAEVGKSCIIKRYCEKRFVPKYLATIGIDYGVTKVQVRDREIKVNIFDMAGHPFFYEVRNEFYKDSQGVLLVYDVGLRESFDALDSWLGEMKQEMGSQANMDSIVFVVCANKVDLTKRRVVDEGEGRLWAESRGFHYFETSAQSGEGINEMFQAFFSSITDMCENGGKRPVSEVSVGFTKEQADTIRRIRNSKDSWDMLGVKPGATREEVNKAYRKLAVLLHPDKCVAPGSEDAFKAVVNARTSLLKNIK encoded by the exons ATGGAGACAAACGCACCGAAAAGACGAGACAATAAGAAATCGCTGCGTGTGAAGGTGATTAGCCTTGGAAATGCCGAGGTTGGAAAG AGCTGCATCATCAAACGTTATTGTGAGAAGAGGTTTGTTCCCAAGTATTTGGCCACTATTGGTATTGACTATGGAGTCACCAA AGTGCAGGTTCGGGACAGAGAAATCAAAGTGAACATCTTCGACATGGCCGGTCATCCTTTCTTCTATGAA GTGCGTAATGAGTTTTATAAAGACAGCCAGGGGGTGCTGCTGGTTTACGACGTCGGCCTCAGGGAGAGTTTCGATGCTCTCGACAGTTGGCTGGGGGAGATGAAACAAGAAATGGGCTCTCAGGCCAACATGGACAGCATCGTGTTCGTTGTCTGCGCCAACAAG GTGGACCTGACGAAGCGGCGGGTGGTGGACGAGGGGGAGGGACGTCTGTGGGCTGAGTCTCGAGGTTTTCATTACTTTGAGACATCAGCACAAAGTGGAGAGGGCATCAACGAGATGTTTCAG GCTTTCTTCTCGTCCATCACTGACATGTGTGAGAACGGCGGAAAGCGTCCGGTGTCGGAGGTCAGTGTCGGCTTCACCAAAGAGCAGGCGGACACCATCCGACGCATCCGCAACAGCAAAGACTCCTGGGACATGCTGGGTGTCAAACCTGGTGCCACGCG GGAGGAGGTAAACAAGGCCTACAGGAAGCTCGCAGTCCTGCTGCACCCAGATAAATGCGTCGCCCCTGGGAGCGAAGACGCCTTCAAAGCTGTGGTGAACGCCCGCACCTCACTGCTGAAGaacattaaataa
- the dnajc27 gene encoding dnaJ homolog subfamily C member 27 isoform X2, with product METNAPKRRDNKKSLRVKVISLGNAEVGKSCIIKRYCEKRFVPKYLATIGIDYGVTKVQVRDREIKVNIFDMAGHPFFYEVRNEFYKDSQGVLLVYDVGLRESFDALDSWLGEMKQEMGSQANMDSIVFVVCANKAFFSSITDMCENGGKRPVSEVSVGFTKEQADTIRRIRNSKDSWDMLGVKPGATREEVNKAYRKLAVLLHPDKCVAPGSEDAFKAVVNARTSLLKNIK from the exons ATGGAGACAAACGCACCGAAAAGACGAGACAATAAGAAATCGCTGCGTGTGAAGGTGATTAGCCTTGGAAATGCCGAGGTTGGAAAG AGCTGCATCATCAAACGTTATTGTGAGAAGAGGTTTGTTCCCAAGTATTTGGCCACTATTGGTATTGACTATGGAGTCACCAA AGTGCAGGTTCGGGACAGAGAAATCAAAGTGAACATCTTCGACATGGCCGGTCATCCTTTCTTCTATGAA GTGCGTAATGAGTTTTATAAAGACAGCCAGGGGGTGCTGCTGGTTTACGACGTCGGCCTCAGGGAGAGTTTCGATGCTCTCGACAGTTGGCTGGGGGAGATGAAACAAGAAATGGGCTCTCAGGCCAACATGGACAGCATCGTGTTCGTTGTCTGCGCCAACAAG GCTTTCTTCTCGTCCATCACTGACATGTGTGAGAACGGCGGAAAGCGTCCGGTGTCGGAGGTCAGTGTCGGCTTCACCAAAGAGCAGGCGGACACCATCCGACGCATCCGCAACAGCAAAGACTCCTGGGACATGCTGGGTGTCAAACCTGGTGCCACGCG GGAGGAGGTAAACAAGGCCTACAGGAAGCTCGCAGTCCTGCTGCACCCAGATAAATGCGTCGCCCCTGGGAGCGAAGACGCCTTCAAAGCTGTGGTGAACGCCCGCACCTCACTGCTGAAGaacattaaataa
- the LOC113164339 gene encoding T-cell surface glycoprotein CD3 zeta chain, protein MEVQMWIAGLLVLASVFQPAEAMPMYDPQLCYILDGFLGLYGLIITGMFIKEKFFKTKVKATGDDSIYTDLMAQGAENYAPLVRRDPESGGRRRADDSTYTALQKQGGDEYKELPVKRERQRKNDQVYQGLSSATRDTYQSLQMQPLPAR, encoded by the exons ATGGAAGTCCAGATGTGGATAGCTGGCCTGCTGGTCCTCGCCTCAGTGTTTCAGCCAGCGG AGGCCATGCCAATGTACGACCCTCAGCTGTGTTACATCCTGGACGGTTTCCTTGGCCTCTACGGACTCATCATCACTGGCATGTTCATCAAGGAGAAG ttcTTCAAAACCAAAGTGAAGGCGACAGGCGATGACAGCATCTACACT gATCTTATGGCTCAGGGTGCTGAGAATTACGCTCCGCTGGTGAGAAGAGACCCTGAGAGCGGAGGAAGG AGAAGGGCCGATGACTCCACCTACACG GCCCTGCAAAAACAAGGAGGTGATGAATACAAGGAGCTTCCTGTGAAAAGAGAG CGTCAGAGAAAGAACGACCAGGTTTACCAG GGTTTGAGTTCGGCCACCAGAGACACCTACCAGTCCCTGCAGATGCAGCCGCTTCCTGCTCGCTAA